One window of Fibrobacter sp. UWEL genomic DNA carries:
- the ptsP gene encoding phosphoenolpyruvate--protein phosphotransferase, with translation MTTSTKNLADDKIKPVRTVLTGVPASPGFAMGRVFPVINREVSVVEETLPESRIPDEEQVFLKAINKTAKEIAQIKEISEGRTGVKDSLIFATHLMILQDPGLVNGILDKIRREHKNARWAVHVVLGAYIDKFEAINSAAMRDKATDLRDLYNRLMAAMEDSGPVLEDVAAEDGVVLVGHELLPSLLMSIKPGQVCGLVMDTGGRTSHVAILARSLQLPLVSGLRNSAAVVKPNDILIVDGSNGTVIVNPNEEDIQEFHKRQEVFERQRRELFTMRQLEPMTRDGKYITLHANIELPAEADKVTDFGASGIGLYRSEFLFLRKNAPTKDEQRDAYRYILETMAPCPVVIRTLDAGGDKLVSGINAVSESNPFMGWRSIRVCLDKEDLFCEQLTALLLANTKGNLRILLPMISSMTELRRAKACIKRCREELEAAGKKVAKVKVGVMIEVPSAVMIVDKLAKEVDFFSIGTNDLIQFTLAVDRTNELITDMFQPHHPAVLSMIYQTVRAAHREGIPVAVCGEMSADPMSVLLLVGLGIDELSMTPWSVMSTKKIIRSINFEDVRDTALTVLQMDDAESVNAYLHKKYAQTIMDLGISSFVGQVEKNGK, from the coding sequence GTGACCACTTCAACGAAGAACCTTGCTGATGATAAGATCAAGCCGGTACGCACTGTTCTAACAGGCGTGCCTGCATCTCCCGGCTTTGCGATGGGCCGGGTTTTTCCGGTTATTAACCGTGAAGTTTCCGTGGTGGAGGAAACTCTTCCTGAAAGTCGTATTCCCGACGAGGAACAGGTTTTCCTGAAAGCCATTAACAAGACCGCAAAAGAGATTGCCCAGATTAAGGAAATCTCCGAAGGTCGTACAGGCGTTAAGGATAGCCTGATTTTTGCAACCCACCTGATGATTCTTCAGGATCCGGGCTTGGTCAATGGTATCCTGGATAAAATCCGCAGGGAACATAAGAACGCCCGTTGGGCTGTGCATGTGGTTCTTGGCGCCTACATCGATAAGTTCGAAGCCATCAATTCTGCTGCCATGCGGGACAAGGCTACGGACTTGCGAGATCTTTATAACCGTCTCATGGCTGCCATGGAAGACTCCGGACCTGTGCTGGAGGATGTGGCTGCTGAAGATGGTGTTGTGCTTGTTGGACATGAACTTTTGCCCAGCTTGCTTATGTCCATTAAGCCGGGCCAGGTCTGTGGCTTGGTGATGGATACCGGTGGCCGTACGAGCCACGTCGCTATTCTTGCTCGCTCCCTGCAGTTGCCCTTGGTTTCTGGCCTGCGTAATTCTGCGGCGGTGGTCAAACCTAATGATATCCTGATTGTGGATGGTTCCAATGGTACCGTCATCGTCAATCCCAACGAAGAGGATATTCAGGAATTCCATAAACGTCAGGAAGTATTTGAACGTCAGCGTCGCGAACTGTTTACCATGCGACAGCTGGAACCCATGACCCGTGATGGCAAGTACATCACCCTTCATGCAAATATTGAATTGCCTGCAGAAGCGGACAAGGTGACTGACTTCGGTGCATCTGGCATCGGTCTGTATCGTTCTGAATTTTTGTTCCTGCGCAAAAACGCTCCCACGAAGGATGAACAGCGTGATGCTTATCGCTACATCCTGGAAACCATGGCTCCCTGTCCGGTTGTGATCCGTACCTTGGATGCTGGTGGTGATAAACTGGTCAGCGGTATTAACGCCGTTAGTGAATCCAATCCCTTTATGGGATGGCGTTCCATTCGAGTTTGTTTAGACAAGGAAGACTTGTTCTGTGAACAGCTGACAGCTCTTCTCCTTGCGAATACTAAGGGAAATCTTCGCATTCTCTTGCCTATGATTTCCAGTATGACGGAATTGCGCAGAGCTAAGGCTTGCATCAAGCGTTGCCGCGAAGAACTGGAAGCCGCCGGCAAGAAAGTTGCCAAGGTGAAAGTGGGCGTCATGATTGAAGTTCCCTCCGCCGTGATGATTGTGGACAAACTAGCGAAGGAAGTGGACTTCTTCAGCATCGGTACCAATGACTTGATCCAGTTTACCCTGGCAGTGGACCGTACCAACGAACTTATTACGGATATGTTCCAGCCTCATCATCCGGCTGTGCTCAGCATGATTTATCAGACCGTGCGGGCTGCACATCGTGAAGGAATTCCTGTGGCGGTTTGCGGCGAAATGAGTGCCGACCCCATGAGTGTCCTTCTGCTGGTGGGACTTGGAATTGACGAACTTTCCATGACACCCTGGAGTGTCATGTCCACTAAGAAAATCATCCGCTCCATCAACTTTGAGGATGTCCGCGATACGGCCCTTACGGTGTTGCAGATGGATGATGCTGAAAGTGTGAATGCCTACTTGCACAAGAAGTATGCACAGACGATTATGGATCTTGGCATCTCTAGCTTTGTAGGTCAAGTTGAAAAAAACGGAAAATAA
- a CDS encoding HPr family phosphocarrier protein, whose product MIVKTLVVTNKLGIHARPAGMIVDVTGQAQSDVSIVFEGSKANAKSILNVMMLAIPAGSEVKFEIDGEDEENVASQLEVLFGDHFNEEPC is encoded by the coding sequence ATGATAGTTAAAACTTTGGTGGTCACAAATAAATTGGGTATTCACGCGCGCCCTGCCGGTATGATTGTTGATGTTACCGGTCAGGCACAGAGTGATGTCTCCATCGTATTCGAAGGTTCTAAGGCGAATGCCAAGAGTATTTTGAATGTGATGATGCTTGCGATTCCCGCTGGATCTGAAGTGAAGTTTGAAATCGACGGTGAGGACGAAGAAAACGTTGCCTCCCAGTTGGAGGTCTTGTTCGGTGACCACTTCAACGAAGAACCTTGCTGA